From Streptomyces sp. NBC_01754, a single genomic window includes:
- the rpsO gene encoding 30S ribosomal protein S15, producing the protein MPLDAATKKQIMAEFAQKEGDTGSPEVQVAMLSRRISDLTEHLKTHKHDHHSRRGLLILVGQRRRLLQYLAKKDIQRFRVLVDRLGIRRGAAGGVK; encoded by the coding sequence GTGCCGCTCGACGCCGCTACGAAGAAGCAGATCATGGCCGAGTTCGCCCAGAAGGAGGGCGACACCGGTTCCCCCGAGGTCCAGGTGGCGATGCTCTCCCGCCGGATCTCGGACCTGACGGAGCACCTCAAGACGCACAAGCACGACCACCACTCCCGTCGTGGTCTGCTGATCCTGGTCGGCCAGCGCCGCCGCCTTCTGCAGTACCTGGCCAAGAAGGACATCCAGCGCTTCCGTGTGCTCGTCGACCGCCTCGGCATCCGCCGCGGTGCGGCCGGCGGCGTCAAGTAG